The Ignavibacteriota bacterium genome contains the following window.
ACTTCTGAATGTGGTGCGTGGTCAGTAGCTATGCAATCAACTGTTCCGTCTTTAATTCCCTCAATAATACCATCAACGTCAATTTGTTGTCTAAGTGGTGGATTCATTTTATAATCGGCATTATATTGCCGCATATTTTCTTCAGTCAAAACAAAATGATGAGGCGTGACTTCACATGATACTCTTTGATTATTCGATTTTGCATATCGGACTAAGTCTATTGCTCCAATAGTACTTAAGTGTTGTGCATGATATTTCCTGTTACCATAATAATCCGCCATTCGAATATCTCTGAAAAGAATTATCTCCTCAGCGATTCTCGGATAGCCTTCCAATCCCAATGTTGTTGATAATTCACTTTCATTCATCACAAAATTTCCGGTAAGTTCAGTATCTTCACAATGTTGGGAAAGTATTAAATCTTTATAGGCAGCGTATTCAAAAGCTTGTTTCATAACATTGCTGTTGCTTACAGGTGCCCCATCATCTGTAAAAAGCAAAACACCTGCTTCACTAAGTTCATTCATATCAGTGAGCTGATCGCCTTTTCTGCCTTTAGTGATTCCGGCAGATATAAATACATCTACTAATAAATCCCTTGATTTTGAATTTATGTAGTCAATTACTTCAACATTGTCAATATCAGGTTTTGTGTTTGGCATACAAACCACACCCGTAAAACCACCGTTTGCAGCCGAAGCTGTACCTGTTTTGATTGTTTCTTTGTGTTCCTGTCCAGGCTCGCGAAGATGAACGTGAATGTCGATGAAGCCAGGAGTCATAATCAAATTAATACCATCAATTTTACGAGTTTCTAAATCCAAATCACATTCAGATTTTGATATTTGGGCAAAAATACCGTCTTTAATTCGTACATTAAAAAAATCATCTATTTTTTCAACAGGGTCAATCAATCTAATATTATGAAAATAAAAATCCATTTAACAACCAAAGTTTAATAATAATATCATACAAAAGTAACACTAATTTATGGGCTATAAAAATATTGTTATTGAATTTCCATTTCTTGGCAAAACTTTTGATAAATTCTTTTCGCTTCTCCTATTCCAAGTTCATTTGCCTTAGTCCAATCCCGGCATGCAGAATCCATATCTCCTTTCTCAAAAAATACATTTGCTCGTTCCAAAAATATAAACCCATCATCGTGATATATATTGATAATACTCGATAAATCATTGATGGACTTATCCAGCAATCCAAGCATACGGTATGACTTAGCTCTTTCTTTGTAAGCTGCAACATAATCAGGATTAATTTCTAAAGCTATATCATAGTAAACAAGTGATTCTTTCAAATTGTCCATTGCAAATTCTAATCTTCCCATCAATACAAACGCTTCATAGTTAGTTGAATCATTTTTAATGACTTTTTCTAAATTCAACCTCGCAGATTCGTATGCACCCTTATTGAGATTTGCTTTAGCTTTAAGCAAACGCTCATCATTTTCTTCAGAGCAAGATATCATTAAAAGTAATGAAATTAACAAAATTATTTTTTTCATGAAATATTTCCAATTTAATTATTTAAAATTTTTACAAAAATAATTTATTTATCTTATTCTTTTTGATTTTTTTTTAAAAGCATAACAAATACAACTAAATTTTATACTTATTA
Protein-coding sequences here:
- a CDS encoding dihydroorotase; amino-acid sequence: MDFYFHNIRLIDPVEKIDDFFNVRIKDGIFAQISKSECDLDLETRKIDGINLIMTPGFIDIHVHLREPGQEHKETIKTGTASAANGGFTGVVCMPNTKPDIDNVEVIDYINSKSRDLLVDVFISAGITKGRKGDQLTDMNELSEAGVLLFTDDGAPVSNSNVMKQAFEYAAYKDLILSQHCEDTELTGNFVMNESELSTTLGLEGYPRIAEEIILFRDIRMADYYGNRKYHAQHLSTIGAIDLVRYAKSNNQRVSCEVTPHHFVLTEENMRQYNADYKMNPPLRQQIDVDGIIEGIKDGTVDCIATDHAPHSEVEKNNELQKAPNGIIGLETALGLSMTYLVHAGHISVNRMIEMLTNNPREILGIAQPKIKTGEIANVTIFNPDEEWTVDKKKFKSKSSNSPFEGFKLKGKPVMSINKNQYFECDL